A genomic window from Lycium barbarum isolate Lr01 chromosome 4, ASM1917538v2, whole genome shotgun sequence includes:
- the LOC132636413 gene encoding anaphase-promoting complex subunit 6 isoform X3: MREEEIERLRGVVRDCVSKHLYSSAIFFADKVAAITSDPADIYMQAQALYLGRHYRRAFHLLNASQIVLRDLRFRYLAAKCLEELKEWDQCLLMLGDAKVDEHGNITDTRECNSMYLDKDGEDREINILSAICFLRGKAYEALENRAQARLWYKAAIKADPLCYEALECLIENHMLTCDEERNLLSCLQFGPEDGWLSSFYSCLIKKYDKENVVEAKFRELEQSGGPNTKPSDKSVLCTLKANTDLLACKAEYYHQCGEYQKCFELTSEALSWFAVGCYYYCIKKYDQARRYFSKATSLDGTFASAWIGYGNAYAAQEEGDQAMSAYRTAARLFPGYHLPTLYIGMEYMRTHSFKLAEQFFMQAESICPSDPLVYNELGVVAYHMKEYKKAVRWFEKTLAHIPSSLSEMWESTVINLAHALRKLKRYNEAIENYERALALSTRSLSTYAGLAYTYHLQNNYTAAITYYHKALWFKPDDQFCTEMLTLALADESRHGIDPLVGSRSGGLFV; encoded by the exons ATGAGGGAAGAAGAAATAGAGAGACTAAGAGGTGTTGTTCGTGATTGTGTGAGCAAACATTTATACTCTTCAGCTATATTCTTTGCTGATAAAGTTGCTGCAATTACTTCTGACCCAGCTGATATATACATGCAAGCACAAGCTTTATATCTTGGGAGACATTATCGCCGTGCTTTTCACCTTCTTAATGCGTCCCAAATTGTCCTTCGTGACCTAAGATTCCGATACCTCGCTGCTAAGTGCCTC GAAGAATTAAAGGAGTGGGATCAATGTCTTCTTATGCTGGGTGATGCTAAAGTGGATGAACATGGAAATATTACTGACACAAGGGAGTGCAACAGCATGTATTTAGACAAGGATGGTGAAGATCGTGAAATAAAT ATTTTATCAGCAATATGCTTTTTAAGGGGCAAGGCATATGAAGCTTTGGAGAATCGTGCTCAGGCTCGACTATG GTATAAAGCTGCTATCAAGGCTGATCCTTTGTGTTATGAG GCATTGGAATGTCTGATAGAGAATCACATGCTCACTTGTGATGAAG AGAGAAACCTGCTCTCATGTTTGCAATTTGGTCCTGAAGATGGGTGGCTTTCTTCATTCTATTCGTGTCTGATAAAGAAG TATGATAAAGAAAATGTGGTGGAAGCCAAATTTAGAGAGCTGGAACAGAGTGGTGGACCTAATACAAAGCCGTCGGACAAATCTGTTTTGTGTACGCTTAAAGCCAACACTGATCTTTTGGCCTGCAAAGCCGAGTACTATCATCAATGTGGTGAATATCAGAAATGCTTTGAACTAACATCTGA GGCTCTGTCATGGTTCGCTGTCGGTTGCTACTACTATTGTATCAAGAAATATGACCAAGCACGCCGCTATTTTAG TAAGGCAACAAGCTTAGATGGAACATTTGCTTCAGCTTGGATAGGATATGGAAATGCTTATGCAGCTCAAGAAGAAGGAGACCAGGCAATGTCAGCTTACCGCACTGCTGCTAGATTATTTCCTGG GTACCATTTGCCTACTTTGTACATCGGAATGGAATACATGCGAACTCACAGCTTTAAACTGGCTGAGCAG TTTTTTATGCAGGCAGAGTCAATATGCCCCTCAGATCCACTTGTATATAATGAACTTGGAGTTGTTGCTTATCATATGAAGGA GTATAAGAAAGCAGTACGATGGTTTGAGAAAACATTGGCTCACATTCCATCTTCCTTAAGTGAGATGTGGGAATCAACTGTAATCAATCTTGCTCATGCTCTCAGAAAACTAAA GAGGTACAATGAGGCAATTGAAAATTACGAGAGAGCCCTTGCATTGTCTACGAGAAGTCTAAGTACTTATGCTGGTCTTGCATACACTTATCACCTCCAG AACAATTACACAGCAGCTATTACATACTACCACAAG GCTTTGTGGTTCAAACCAGATGATCAGTTCTGCACAGAAATGTTAACTTTAGCTCTTGCTGATGAAAGCCGCCATGGAATTGACCCGTTAGTTGGATCTCGTTCCGGTGGTCTATTTGTCTAA
- the LOC132636413 gene encoding anaphase-promoting complex subunit 6 isoform X2 — translation MREEEIERLRGVVRDCVSKHLYSSAIFFADKVAAITSDPADIYMQAQALYLGRHYRRAFHLLNASQIVLRDLRFRYLAAKCLEELKEWDQCLLMLGDAKVDEHGNITDTRECNSMYLDKDGEDREINILSAICFLRGKAYEALENRAQARLWYKAAIKADPLCYEALECLIENHMLTCDEERNLLSCLQFGPEDGWLSSFYSCLIKKYDKENVVEAKFRELEQSGGPNTKPSDKSVLCTLKANTDLLACKAEYYHQCGEYQKCFELTSELLEKDPFHLKCTLVHLAAAMELGHSNELYLMACNLVKDYPQKALSWFAVGCYYYCIKKYDQARRYFSKATSLDGTFASAWIGYGNAYAAQEEGDQAMSAYRTAARLFPGYHLPTLYIGMEYMRTHSFKLAEQFFMQAESICPSDPLVYNELGVVAYHMKEYKKAVRWFEKTLAHIPSSLSEMWESTVINLAHALRKLKRYNEAIENYERALALSTRSLSTYAGLAYTYHLQNNYTAAITYYHKALWFKPDDQFCTEMLTLALADESRHGIDPLVGSRSGGLFV, via the exons ATGAGGGAAGAAGAAATAGAGAGACTAAGAGGTGTTGTTCGTGATTGTGTGAGCAAACATTTATACTCTTCAGCTATATTCTTTGCTGATAAAGTTGCTGCAATTACTTCTGACCCAGCTGATATATACATGCAAGCACAAGCTTTATATCTTGGGAGACATTATCGCCGTGCTTTTCACCTTCTTAATGCGTCCCAAATTGTCCTTCGTGACCTAAGATTCCGATACCTCGCTGCTAAGTGCCTC GAAGAATTAAAGGAGTGGGATCAATGTCTTCTTATGCTGGGTGATGCTAAAGTGGATGAACATGGAAATATTACTGACACAAGGGAGTGCAACAGCATGTATTTAGACAAGGATGGTGAAGATCGTGAAATAAAT ATTTTATCAGCAATATGCTTTTTAAGGGGCAAGGCATATGAAGCTTTGGAGAATCGTGCTCAGGCTCGACTATG GTATAAAGCTGCTATCAAGGCTGATCCTTTGTGTTATGAG GCATTGGAATGTCTGATAGAGAATCACATGCTCACTTGTGATGAAG AGAGAAACCTGCTCTCATGTTTGCAATTTGGTCCTGAAGATGGGTGGCTTTCTTCATTCTATTCGTGTCTGATAAAGAAG TATGATAAAGAAAATGTGGTGGAAGCCAAATTTAGAGAGCTGGAACAGAGTGGTGGACCTAATACAAAGCCGTCGGACAAATCTGTTTTGTGTACGCTTAAAGCCAACACTGATCTTTTGGCCTGCAAAGCCGAGTACTATCATCAATGTGGTGAATATCAGAAATGCTTTGAACTAACATCTGA ATTGCTTGAAAAGGATCCATTCCACCTCAAGTGTACCCTGGTGCACTTAGCAGCAGCAATGGAGTTGGGACATTCCAATGAGCTGTATCTTATGGCTTGCAATTTAGTGAAGGATTATCCTCAAAA GGCTCTGTCATGGTTCGCTGTCGGTTGCTACTACTATTGTATCAAGAAATATGACCAAGCACGCCGCTATTTTAG TAAGGCAACAAGCTTAGATGGAACATTTGCTTCAGCTTGGATAGGATATGGAAATGCTTATGCAGCTCAAGAAGAAGGAGACCAGGCAATGTCAGCTTACCGCACTGCTGCTAGATTATTTCCTGG GTACCATTTGCCTACTTTGTACATCGGAATGGAATACATGCGAACTCACAGCTTTAAACTGGCTGAGCAG TTTTTTATGCAGGCAGAGTCAATATGCCCCTCAGATCCACTTGTATATAATGAACTTGGAGTTGTTGCTTATCATATGAAGGA GTATAAGAAAGCAGTACGATGGTTTGAGAAAACATTGGCTCACATTCCATCTTCCTTAAGTGAGATGTGGGAATCAACTGTAATCAATCTTGCTCATGCTCTCAGAAAACTAAA GAGGTACAATGAGGCAATTGAAAATTACGAGAGAGCCCTTGCATTGTCTACGAGAAGTCTAAGTACTTATGCTGGTCTTGCATACACTTATCACCTCCAG AACAATTACACAGCAGCTATTACATACTACCACAAG GCTTTGTGGTTCAAACCAGATGATCAGTTCTGCACAGAAATGTTAACTTTAGCTCTTGCTGATGAAAGCCGCCATGGAATTGACCCGTTAGTTGGATCTCGTTCCGGTGGTCTATTTGTCTAA
- the LOC132636413 gene encoding anaphase-promoting complex subunit 6 isoform X1: MREEEIERLRGVVRDCVSKHLYSSAIFFADKVAAITSDPADIYMQAQALYLGRHYRRAFHLLNASQIVLRDLRFRYLAAKCLEELKEWDQCLLMLGDAKVDEHGNITDTRECNSMYLDKDGEDREINILSAICFLRGKAYEALENRAQARLWYKAAIKADPLCYEALECLIENHMLTCDEERNLLSCLQFGPEDGWLSSFYSCLIKKYDKENVVEAKFRELEQSGGPNTKPSDKSVLCTLKANTDLLACKAEYYHQCGEYQKCFELTSELLEKDPFHLKCTLVHLAAAMELGHSNELYLMACNLVKDYPQKPCCLFRALSWFAVGCYYYCIKKYDQARRYFSKATSLDGTFASAWIGYGNAYAAQEEGDQAMSAYRTAARLFPGYHLPTLYIGMEYMRTHSFKLAEQFFMQAESICPSDPLVYNELGVVAYHMKEYKKAVRWFEKTLAHIPSSLSEMWESTVINLAHALRKLKRYNEAIENYERALALSTRSLSTYAGLAYTYHLQNNYTAAITYYHKALWFKPDDQFCTEMLTLALADESRHGIDPLVGSRSGGLFV; encoded by the exons ATGAGGGAAGAAGAAATAGAGAGACTAAGAGGTGTTGTTCGTGATTGTGTGAGCAAACATTTATACTCTTCAGCTATATTCTTTGCTGATAAAGTTGCTGCAATTACTTCTGACCCAGCTGATATATACATGCAAGCACAAGCTTTATATCTTGGGAGACATTATCGCCGTGCTTTTCACCTTCTTAATGCGTCCCAAATTGTCCTTCGTGACCTAAGATTCCGATACCTCGCTGCTAAGTGCCTC GAAGAATTAAAGGAGTGGGATCAATGTCTTCTTATGCTGGGTGATGCTAAAGTGGATGAACATGGAAATATTACTGACACAAGGGAGTGCAACAGCATGTATTTAGACAAGGATGGTGAAGATCGTGAAATAAAT ATTTTATCAGCAATATGCTTTTTAAGGGGCAAGGCATATGAAGCTTTGGAGAATCGTGCTCAGGCTCGACTATG GTATAAAGCTGCTATCAAGGCTGATCCTTTGTGTTATGAG GCATTGGAATGTCTGATAGAGAATCACATGCTCACTTGTGATGAAG AGAGAAACCTGCTCTCATGTTTGCAATTTGGTCCTGAAGATGGGTGGCTTTCTTCATTCTATTCGTGTCTGATAAAGAAG TATGATAAAGAAAATGTGGTGGAAGCCAAATTTAGAGAGCTGGAACAGAGTGGTGGACCTAATACAAAGCCGTCGGACAAATCTGTTTTGTGTACGCTTAAAGCCAACACTGATCTTTTGGCCTGCAAAGCCGAGTACTATCATCAATGTGGTGAATATCAGAAATGCTTTGAACTAACATCTGA ATTGCTTGAAAAGGATCCATTCCACCTCAAGTGTACCCTGGTGCACTTAGCAGCAGCAATGGAGTTGGGACATTCCAATGAGCTGTATCTTATGGCTTGCAATTTAGTGAAGGATTATCCTCAAAA ACCATGCTGTTTATTCAGGGCTCTGTCATGGTTCGCTGTCGGTTGCTACTACTATTGTATCAAGAAATATGACCAAGCACGCCGCTATTTTAG TAAGGCAACAAGCTTAGATGGAACATTTGCTTCAGCTTGGATAGGATATGGAAATGCTTATGCAGCTCAAGAAGAAGGAGACCAGGCAATGTCAGCTTACCGCACTGCTGCTAGATTATTTCCTGG GTACCATTTGCCTACTTTGTACATCGGAATGGAATACATGCGAACTCACAGCTTTAAACTGGCTGAGCAG TTTTTTATGCAGGCAGAGTCAATATGCCCCTCAGATCCACTTGTATATAATGAACTTGGAGTTGTTGCTTATCATATGAAGGA GTATAAGAAAGCAGTACGATGGTTTGAGAAAACATTGGCTCACATTCCATCTTCCTTAAGTGAGATGTGGGAATCAACTGTAATCAATCTTGCTCATGCTCTCAGAAAACTAAA GAGGTACAATGAGGCAATTGAAAATTACGAGAGAGCCCTTGCATTGTCTACGAGAAGTCTAAGTACTTATGCTGGTCTTGCATACACTTATCACCTCCAG AACAATTACACAGCAGCTATTACATACTACCACAAG GCTTTGTGGTTCAAACCAGATGATCAGTTCTGCACAGAAATGTTAACTTTAGCTCTTGCTGATGAAAGCCGCCATGGAATTGACCCGTTAGTTGGATCTCGTTCCGGTGGTCTATTTGTCTAA